The following nucleotide sequence is from Salvia miltiorrhiza cultivar Shanhuang (shh) chromosome 7, IMPLAD_Smil_shh, whole genome shotgun sequence.
GAATGTTTGAATGTTGATATCAAATTTCGAAGAGGTTTTTATATGTTGTAATTTTCTGCTGAATCTTTGCTTGCAAAAGTTTGGATGGATGAAATTCGAACAACTCTCTTGTAAAGGAAATTCTACGATTAGAAAAACACAGAAGACCCCTTGCGCTGGGAACAACTCTCTTGTAAAGGAAATTCTACAATTAGAAAAACACAGAAGACCCCTTGCGCTGGGAATGTATTGATACCTTTTGGGTGGaaatatttttcttcaaatataGAGTACTAATAAAAGGAAAATACAATTGTGTGCATGTATTGATCTAATGATTCTGAGTTTGAATTCACCGTGGTGCAGTCATCAAATTTCATTGTTTGCTTaactaatttatcaaaaaaaagaaaaaggaaaatacaATGATTTAGCATGAATGTATGATTGTCATAATTTTTACCAAGAAAATTACATTACTCAATTTCAATAAAATCGTATTTGTGTCGATTTTAATCTAGAAGTGACTTCCGACATCGAAGAGCAGAATTTAACAGACCATTAAATATTCTTCATCCTCAGTAACAACTAAGTATGAAAAagtagaagaaaaagaaatcatCTCTGATTTTAAGTATTGTGCTTTAGACTTCAAACCATCTTCGCTCTTTATTTGTAGTTCGTAAAACCACAAATGCTCAACATACCATTAACGAATCAACCAAAATGTAAGACCATATTTGAAGTTTAAATGATGCGACCATATACATccgaaaattaaatttatttttgatgttaTAACAATGTCAAAGATAATATCACTATTTTGTCTAGAAAGTAAAATTATCAACAaagaaaattaattgaaaatcaAAGACACACGATGAGTAAAATAATATATAGAAGATGAAGAAACATGTGTTTAGATGTTAGCGAAGTGCAGAAGGTTGATTACAAGGAAACATAAGCGAAATCCTCATCGACTTACCCTCATCAAAAATCCCCTAGAATATACAAAACACATCAAACTCTCTCATTAACGGTATGATAATATAGCACAACCTTCAACAACCATGCAAATACAAATCTTCGCATAGTTAACGAAGTCAGTATATGATCAAATCTCTTTCTGCAGGAGAACGGCATTACTGTCGCACCACGGAACCCTCTATTCCGAAAGCTATACATacagaatttttaaaaaaacctaGGGGGTTTTCCTTAGATTGACGCTACTCGAGTTTCCTTTCAAGATTTCACCAATAGCTTTGCCTGGAAAAATAAGAAACATATGAAAGCCAGCAATGAATACAGCACTTACCCGAGCTGCTGGCTTTCAGTCATGTGACACTCATCCAGGTACCTATCTTGTTCATTCGGGTGGAGAAGTGAGATTCCCCATCTTCTTTGCATTCTCAGGCAGTTGAAGTGAGACTCAGCCTGTTGCTGCATTAATAGACAAAAGTAACCAAGCCAAAGCAGCATAAAGACAGTATTGTATAGTGGTAATCAGAAAGTAGGTGTACTTTTCAAATTTTGATAAACATGCCTCATGACGTTCTTCTCGACAGCTTCTGACCCAACTCCCTCTCCAGATTTGAGAACCATTGCAAGCGCCCCGTTAGGCTTCACGAAAACAAAGCAACCAAGATCATcaattctgttatacaaataaatgacaaaataataataacaaaacataCTAATTCAACGGTCAGGCAAGAATTCCACAAAAGTGGTACATGGTAAATAGTGCATGTGTGGAAGAAATGTAATGAATGTTAACAACTTACTAATACTAGTCATGAATGGCATAACTTCAGCACACAAATAATtgaatgaaaaaagaaaaacaatacaAACACAGTGTTTGGTAAAATTAATGGGCACATCATAAATCACATCAAATACTAGTACAGAACAGCATAGCTCATGCATATCAAAATGAATGGACAAAGAAACTTATATCCAAAACCTCTAACTTCTCTCGTAGTCCATCCCCAAGAACAGAAGCACCATTCTCACATCCATTATCCATAAGCAGCTGTGCGTTAGCCTCGCTTGATCTATCCAGTGAAGATCCTTCATTATCAATCTCCGTATCATTACTGCTGCTCAAGCGTTGAGCAGTGCCAGCAGTTGAGATGCAACTAGCATCAGAAAGTTCAGTACAATGCATCACCCGGTTTGACTGCATCTGCATCGGGTTTGgatttatcactttatcacatTCATCAACCTGCAAGTCATTTCCATTAGATCTGGTGTGCACGTCCTCCGAGATGACGGGGACTGCTTCTTTGGCCATTTCATTGATAAGCAGGGATTCTACAATCACTGATGCCTTCTCTTTTGTTGTTATGAACACCGGAGAACAACTGCCTCTCAATGAATCTCTCGAACAAATAAACTCTGGTGAGACTGAAACCTGCCGCTGAGGACTAATGGAGGGTCTTTTCTCAGGACTTCCCTCCAATTCTGACCCATCACAGCCCTTCTTTCGTTTTGGGATCCTCTCAGCAGTGTCTGGCCTGCAGCCCTCACTACCTTCACTAGAATTCTTATCGACTTGTTGCTGATTCAGTGATCTCGTATGCCGCCTTCTTTTGTAGCCCTCTGGAAATACATAAGAAGGAATTTGCTTTCTACGAACATGAGAAACGTATATATCCATCCCAGGCTTCCAGTACAAGTAAGAGTTTATTTGATGTCTAAATTCATCAACAGTCTGACGAATATCAAACTGTTGGCCTTCTTGAATAACCTCTCCTTGCTTCCTTTGCAGGCCCATGAAAAAGGCACAATGAGCACACTGCTTTGAGGAATCAACATAATCATGTGGGTAAGGATGACACTGTAACTTCCCAGTCGTATCCCGCTCTATCTGCATGTGTCCAATAGAAACCACAAATAGGAGAAGAATAACCTTATGAAACTTATGAAATGGCCCCAGGATTCATGTAAAAATACATCAGAAATAACCACAGCGTTAAAATTTGTAGgaaaccaaaacaagaaagacatTACCATCAATGTTAGCTGTCTCAGACGGGATTCAACCCAACCTCTCCAAGAACGCAAGTCATCAAGATCAGAAGCAATTATGTCGACCTGTAGATAATTTTTATAGCTCTCAAAGAATAAATACGGTTCAAATAAAGCATTCCACTGCATCTTATTCAGCTCAATATCCTGTAGATGCAAATCAAAGACAATAGATTACAAGGCAGAAGTTGTAATAGACAAAAATTACACTGCAAAGCGACGACAGCAAAAAGTTGAACAATATCCTACCTCACAGATCTTTTTGGCAAACTGGAACTGTTCCGCCATAACCCGAAGAGTACTGGATGAAACATTGTAGCTGGAGTTCATGCATGGGTAAGCAGGGGTTATGATTGGCATGAGATGATTTCGATCCCAAGGATTCTTACGAGGATCCCACACAGAAAATCCAAGTTCATTATCCTCAATTTCACAAAGCATCACAGGATTTGGCCAGCGCCACAATGTATAGACTCTGAAGAAACGAGAAACTAGCATACTAGGATTTGCTTCTGGATAAAACTGGCATAACCGAGCAACAAGAATAGCCCAGTTCACACCACCAAGAAACCCCATCAcctgaaatgaaatgaaatggcAAGGGATACATTGCATAAATAAACAGATATACAAACTCTTTCATAGAGATTGTACACTAGGtattcaaaacaaaaaaacaaaaaaaaaaaaacttacattTGAATAAACACCACGTCTCTTAGCCCAGAACTTTAGGCATTGCAGAGTAATCCGGAAGTTCTGAGAATGTGTGATAATAAGATATGAGAATAAGCAACAGATAGTGAACGGAAAAACATAAAAAGTAAGAGGCAACAGGTAGACCACATGCATGTTTATTAATATAGGTACCTCAACATTTGGAACAAGTTTGAGGATTTGATCGGCTACTCGGCATCCATTAAGACTACGAACAGTTGGTTCGTCTATGTCATACAACACAGAGATGTTTGAGATGTCCAAATCCTGCATACATTAGTATTAAACTAACATCACgaagtaaaaattataaaataagagtatATTCACTAAAAAGTTGGGGACAGTTGTATTATAAGCAAtgttttaaaaaacaaaaaaaagcaGCTTCAAAGCGGTTCGGCAGAATCCCGTTCCCCATGCGCTGTTTACCCCCTCCACCCTGAACGTGCCTCCGCCTCGCTGAGGCGGTCCGTGGCGGCGCCTCTCACCGCGAGGCGTGCGCCTTTACATTTAGTCAAATTTATGAGTTTTCTAACCTAATTGAGTATGTATGGGCTGCGAAAATTCATGGGCTTCATGAAATTTAGCCCTAATTTaggagtaattagtattttaattagagaaaaaagttataaaaattaaaaaaacctaGGATTCTCTACGCTCACGCACGCACCCACCCAAGCTCTGCATCTCCTCCTCTCCTGTCCTCTCCTCTCCATCTCTTGGCCTCGCCCTTCTCCATCTCCGTTGAGGAGCAGACAGCCGGCAGCAGCAGAACAAAGCATATAGCAGCAGTTAAGATTTTGAAGATTTATTAGTAGTTAAGAGAGCAGAACAAAGACTTTCGACTTTAATAGCAGAACTTATTAGTAGTTAAGTTAGCAGAACAAAGCTGATAGCAGCAGTTAAGATTTTCGACTTTAATTTAAGAGTTTAAAAACTTATTAGTAGTTAAGAACTTATGTGTTTTGGAATAATTGTTATGCTTTTATGTGTTTTATATATTAGGTATAATTTATGTGTGTTTATGAATTCCGTTTTTTTTTTCGCCTCACCCCGTTTCGAAACTTACGCCTCGTGAGGTGGACGAAAAATGTTTCGCCTCACAAAACGTACTTTAAAACATTGATTGTAAGCATGCAATGCAACATTAGCTGAATGCAGAATTCTTTGGCTCATTTTGCAATTCATCTTACGGTAGCAAATATGACACGATAAAAGAAAATCAGAATAAATAAACTGACACAGTAAGCATTGGTTGCTTAAGAGAGAAAAATTAGTTAAGTTTTTCTCTATTTTCGGGAACAATAGCATAGGCACCCACATAAGAATGACATCAACAAAACTTTTCAAACTGAATCATGCTTGTCCAACTGATCTAATAAGCCTGTTATGGGACACTAGAAAGCAAAAGAATCACATGTACAACTCCTGTAGTATCAGCAAAAGCATGCACGAGCAAGAAATTTAATAACAACTATTTTAAAGCtgaaaactttaaaaactcacaTCTGGAACGACCAAGAGTGAAATACTTGCGTACAGAAGATCAATTGATATTCCATCAAGCTTGAATTTCATAACAGGGACATGAGCATCAGGTACTGGATGAAGTTCAGAAACTTCTTCCATCTCAGCTAAAATGTTGTGAAGTACAAAAAAGAAGTCTTCCTGTAAACAAAATATTCTAATGAGCACATACAAGAACATAGAGACCAGCTCCGGAATAGGAAAATCTTCACACTGTACCTCCCGGTTAACATAGGATGGTCCAATACACAAAGTATCAATGTCCGCACCAGGTCCATGTACCTGATTAAAGAAACCACAATTTAGAAGATAAACTAGATGCAACAAGATTTGCATCAAACAACAAGAAGCAAAAGATCTATTTGAAAACTAGTTGACGATTTAAATGAGATAAAGCACTAACAAAATTTACACTAGAGAACATCTAGAATTCCAAAATGCTAATACAAGCATATAAAAATCAATAAACCATAGCAATACCCAGTACGCATCAGATACACGGCCAGCATAATTTTGATAAAGATCTTACTCTTCTGCTAATCCCAAGTTGGTCTTTATGATTTATGAATATGCAAGCCTTTAATATTGCAAGTTGCAACAAAGTTATTATAAACTCCCAAACCAATTTCAGAAGTTACAATCTCTAAAATGCCCTTCAGAGGATACATAAAAAGTGCAATCTTCCTGAACATACTACATACTACAGCTTCaactgaaaaaataaaattaaataaaatgcaGCAAATGATGAAAACATCCAATCATGTATATAAGCTCCTTACACCGAGTCTATAAGAACCAAAGGTAAAAATAACAGCATTGGCATCTTCCACCATTTGATCAGTGTAACCCCTCAACCGAGTAAGCTCTTTAACCCAATCTTTCACAATCTACAATAgagaattaaaaatacaataagGTGACATTGGAATAAAGAACACTACTGAATGTACATAAATTTATGTGCTATCTAAAAAGTAAAACTAGTATTCAATAACACAAAAATTGTATTAGGTAGAAGGAAACATATAAATTATCATAAGAATCTGTGTCAACTCGCTCAAAAACTAGAGAATTAAAGTAATGACCTATTCAAGAGCCGATAGTTCATCTGGAAACTTTAATTTGCATCCGCATGTTGATAGTAACCAACTATATGAAAATTTCACCCTTACCCGATTTGATATATTTTCCTACTATGACCAATTTAATTGTCCACTATTGCTCCAAAACGGAAAAGAAGGATTGGGTATTCGCTAGCTTCACTTCTAAGTTTTTTACTGGAGCAAAAAAACTTATATTTTGACAATGAACTGGACACATGTACCTCTCTACTACTGCCCATTGGCAAAGCCGAAACCCTTTACCGATATGTATAGTTAGTCCACTTTAGATGGTAAGCAGTCTTCTAGCCAGTGGTTCAGGCACAGAAATGGCCGCTAAAGTTTGCAAGGCTAATATCATAGCCCTAAACCATGAGAGCCAATTTGCACCACAAGTTGCAACAGTATTCAAGTTTTCTAAGGTCTACAATAAATAAACTAGTGCACCAACTCTACTAGCTTCAAAACACAAATCAAAAGCTATAGGCCCAGAGGAAAATATTCATAAAGCAGTCAGATTATCACTGAAACATCTACCTCTAGATCGCAACTATTTCTGTAACAACCAGAATTACCACACAAGTACAGTCAATATTACAACCATCCTTGCATACATTTCAGAGATTTAAACAGACTACTACACCGCAAAGTCCTTTCAACTATCATTACTATGATTAGAAACATTACTACAATACACACATGCCAGTACGGCACAGCTTGCTCTTGAGAAAAATTCTGATACCACATAGTTCAATGGAAAATAATCCAGTGcacattaaatttaattgaagCCTAGATTAATACTAGCATTTATTTACATCAGTACCTGCTTAAGTCGTGCGAGAACCGCTTCCCTTTTGGCAGATTCTTCTGCACTCTCATAAAGTTCCGACTCtaccaaaaactaaaatcaaaCAGAAACAAAGCCCCATCTCATgagaatcaaacaaaactatcAGCAACCACGGTAAAGTTTAAGTCAGATAGCAAGTACAGAATGCAACAAACCTTCTCCAACTCCCTGTTCCTCTGAATATCCGCATCAATGGGCCCAGCTAGCGACAAGGGCTTTGCCACTCCCCACTGCTTCGGCAGCTGCTTGTTCTCTGCCGGCGGAGGCGACAGAGAAGGCGATGAGTTCAAACTATCCGATCCAACCATATCTCTGTCCCAAAATCTCTTAGAACCCTACACCTAATCCTAATCTCAAACCAAAATGAAGCAACACCCGCAACCAAAACCCTAACCGCCGATCCAAAGCCTTAAACCCAATATCGGTAAAAACCCAAAAAAACACCAGGAACTTTGCCTCGTATAACCAGTGTCTTCAATCCAAACTCAGATCGCAGTATTCCGAATGCTCCTCGGACCGAAATTCAGACCCAAAATTCCATAAACGATCAATACCAAAACCGAACAAAAATCCCTAGCAATCCAAGCAAAATTTCCGAAAATTGAGAAAATCAAAGTGATAGATCTATTAAATAAGGCCTGGAGCTCTCATATTCCGACGCGGAGAGGGAAATATCGGGCCGACTTGGGCTCTCGAAGAGCGAGTTGAAGGGGGTAATGGGCTCCGCCGGTTGAAGTAACAGCGGCGATTTGAGTTGGAAAATCCGAATTAATATTGGGCAAagatatttgtttttttttttttctttatttttggggGGGCGCACCGATTTTATTTTCCTCGCTAGGCTGTTCCTTTTTCGATTAGATTTTTAATTACTAGTATAAGTTCTAGAATAAGGGCATAAACGGAATTCGCTGTGTCGGAGTGGGTAGTGGCCACGTGGGAATCTATGCGGTTGAAGGCTAATTTGGGGAATTTAGTATCCCGTTAGGGTGTGGATTCAGAATTGGAGTGCGTGCTCAACTAAAATCGGACTTTGATTTGGACGTCTATTTcaatatttaacaaatatatatatatggttgggttccgatggatccctatgcttataatagatccgtagatccaaatctagaccacacatttatgacatgtggcgcatcaagatggtgacacgtggcaaggcatttcaaggcaaaatctggagaggggtaaaattggaatgtaattttcgaaattaaaaaaaaaaatagattttctcaaaataggtatattttagatgcataaagtttcatacgagaatacatgaactttcatataaaaatgcataaagtttcatataaaaatgcataagatttcaccccaccccaaccccaccccccacacccctgaaccccaccccacccccacccccccccaaaaaaaaatttatttttttaaaaactgattttctgaccactgacccacccctacccccacccacccacccccaccaattttttttttctcaaaaactgattttctgaccactgaccccccccacccacccacctccccaccccacccccaaattttttttttaaaatcagttttttaaaaaaaaattggggggtgggggtgggggtgggccagcaatcagaaaatcagtttttgaaaaaaaaaaaattgggggtggggcaggggtggggtggcgaaactaccagatttattaaaatgaaatgtattttttgtataatttaatgcatttttatgtgaaaactttatgcatttttgtttgattttatatgcatgtgaaacatgcctatttttggggggtggtaatggggagggttggggggtggtgtgggctggattggggggtggtatggggtggggtggtgaaaataccaaaactgaaaaaattaaatgcatttttctgttcaaagttatgcattttatgtgaaaactttatgcatctttgtgtgaaactatatgcatctaaaatatatctattttgagaaaatctaaaaaaatatatattttttttaattattaaatccgaaaattacattccaattttacccctccagattttgccttggaatgcttggaagctctttgccacgtgtcaccatcttgatgcgccacatgtcataaatgtgtggtcaagatttggatctagggatctattataagcattgggatctatatgatctcattcctatatatatatatatattaaatatataatacgattagagATTCATCCGCTCCCGATTCGAGGTGTCTAAGAATTCACTATTTAAAATTCCTACAATTCTAGACCTTCTAGctttaaaatatatatcctaCATGGCAAAATAATCCcacataaattttatttatattattctcactttaattaagttattttattAGGGTTTAGGTTAAATCTAATTCACTAATCTTTGGACCTCCTCACACACACTATCGCCCACCTCCCAGCCAACCACCGCCAACTGTCCTGCCGCCGTGATTTAGACGTCGTCACTACCTTCTGCGTGAATCCAGCCGCACCgtcctccacctccgcctttATGTGGTCGTGCCTCCAGCCGCACCGTCCTCCGTCTTCTCCAGCCGCCTATGTCCCCATGGCATCACCATAGCCATCAGCATAGGCCGCCGATTCCCCAATATCCGACGCCATATCTCCCACCAACAATCCTCCCAACAATCCCGCCCCCAATCCCAACCCTAATTCGCCGCCCATTCCCATCTTATTATTCTTCGGCCTCTCTGAGCCCGGATTTGAAAGAGGAGGGAGAGGTCGGGCTTGCCGTCTTGATGCGTATCTATgcatttagagggtgtttggctgagcttataagctcctcaaaacagcttataagttgtttagtagcttataagcttctccaaagtgtttggcaaaataagttgTCAAAGAGCTTATatgctccaagagcttataagctccccaaaaaataagttcctctaccccaacttatttttttataatctcatatgcaacaatcattttacaaatatttttcaactataatttattattttcattatataacattcaagttcatttttcttcgattttctctctctaaaaaaatattttctctctcttgcttataagctcaattatccaaacactttgacaacttataagctcttacaaattacatcttataagctcttgaaacatcttataagctccaagcgcttataagctctttaaaataagcttagccaaacaccctcttagtatCCTGCttcaatttgtgtttttttgtttttgttattgatGTGTCTCTTGATAcagattattttatttcttttttggtaatattttttagTGAGTGAAAACAGTGGCATATTCTGTAAGTATTTGTTTAACCTGATTAATTTAGGTCTGAAATTATGTTATTGGTTTTGGATTGAATGGTAGTGAATCATGATTGATTGAGCTGCTATGCTAAATGGCTAATGTAATGATGATTGGATTCCTATTTATTAGCTTattctttgatgatttttagCATCAATCCTATTTTCTGATATTATGTAAAGTCAAGCTGGAAGTATTTGAGAGGATTGCGTGGGATGGAATGACTGAATTGGCAAAGTCTTGAAAACATTTGTTATGCAGATTAGATATGGCATCAATGGTTG
It contains:
- the LOC130992516 gene encoding nuclear poly(A) polymerase 4-like isoform X4 — encoded protein: MVGSDSLNSSPSLSPPPAENKQLPKQWGVAKPLSLAGPIDADIQRNRELEKFLVESELYESAEESAKREAVLARLKQIVKDWVKELTRLRGYTDQMVEDANAVIFTFGSYRLGVHGPGADIDTLCIGPSYVNREEDFFFVLHNILAEMEEVSELHPVPDAHVPVMKFKLDGISIDLLYASISLLVVPDDLDISNISVLYDIDEPTVRSLNGCRVADQILKLVPNVENFRITLQCLKFWAKRRGVYSNVMGFLGGVNWAILVARLCQFYPEANPSMLVSRFFRVYTLWRWPNPVMLCEIEDNELGFSVWDPRKNPWDRNHLMPIITPAYPCMNSSYNVSSSTLRVMAEQFQFAKKICEDIELNKMQWNALFEPYLFFESYKNYLQVDIIASDLDDLRSWRGWVESRLRQLTLMIERDTTGKLQCHPYPHDYVDSSKQCAHCAFFMGLQRKQGEVIQEGQQFDIRQTVDEFRHQINSYLYWKPGMDIYVSHVRRKQIPSYVFPEGYKRRRHTRSLNQQQVDKNSSEGSEGCRPDTAERIPKRKKGCDGSELEGSPEKRPSISPQRQVSVSPEFICSRDSLRGSCSPVFITTKEKASVIVESLLINEMAKEAVPVISEDVHTRSNGNDLQVDECDKVINPNPMQMQSNRVMHCTELSDASCISTAGTAQRLSSSNDTEIDNEGSSLDRSSEANAQLLMDNGCENGASVLGDGLREKLEPNGALAMVLKSGEGVGSEAVEKNVMRLSLTSTA
- the LOC130992516 gene encoding nuclear poly(A) polymerase 4-like isoform X3, which encodes MVGSDSLNSSPSLSPPPAENKQLPKQWGVAKPLSLAGPIDADIQRNRELEKFLVESELYESAEESAKREAVLARLKQIVKDWVKELTRLRGYTDQMVEDANAVIFTFGSYRLGVHGPGADIDTLCIGPSYVNREEDFFFVLHNILAEMEEVSELHPVPDAHVPVMKFKLDGISIDLLYASISLLVVPDDLDISNISVLYDIDEPTVRSLNGCRVADQILKLVPNVENFRITLQCLKFWAKRRGVYSNVMGFLGGVNWAILVARLCQFYPEANPSMLVSRFFRVYTLWRWPNPVMLCEIEDNELGFSVWDPRKNPWDRNHLMPIITPAYPCMNSSYNVSSSTLRVMAEQFQFAKKICEDIELNKMQWNALFEPYLFFESYKNYLQVDIIASDLDDLRSWRGWVESRLRQLTLMIERDTTGKLQCHPYPHDYVDSSKQCAHCAFFMGLQRKQGEVIQEGQQFDIRQTVDEFRHQINSYLYWKPGMDIYVSHVRRKQIPSYVFPEGYKRRRHTRSLNQQQVDKNSSEGSEGCRPDTAERIPKRKKGCDGSELEGSPEKRPSISPQRQVSVSPEFICSRDSLRGSCSPVFITTKEKASVIVESLLINEMAKEAVPVISEDVHTRSNGNDLQVDECDKVINPNPMQMQSNRVMHCTELSDASCISTAGTAQRLSSSNDTEIDNEGSSLDRSSEANAQLLMDNGCENGASVLGDGLREKLEPNGALAMVLKSGEGVGSEAVEKNVMSNRLSLTSTA
- the LOC130992516 gene encoding nuclear poly(A) polymerase 4-like isoform X2 → MVGSDSLNSSPSLSPPPAENKQLPKQWGVAKPLSLAGPIDADIQRNRELEKFLVESELYESAEESAKREAVLARLKQIVKDWVKELTRLRGYTDQMVEDANAVIFTFGSYRLGVHGPGADIDTLCIGPSYVNREEDFFFVLHNILAEMEEVSELHPVPDAHVPVMKFKLDGISIDLLYASISLLVVPDDLDISNISVLYDIDEPTVRSLNGCRVADQILKLVPNVENFRITLQCLKFWAKRRGVYSNVMGFLGGVNWAILVARLCQFYPEANPSMLVSRFFRVYTLWRWPNPVMLCEIEDNELGFSVWDPRKNPWDRNHLMPIITPAYPCMNSSYNVSSSTLRVMAEQFQFAKKICEDIELNKMQWNALFEPYLFFESYKNYLQVDIIASDLDDLRSWRGWVESRLRQLTLMIERDTTGKLQCHPYPHDYVDSSKQCAHCAFFMGLQRKQGEVIQEGQQFDIRQTVDEFRHQINSYLYWKPGMDIYVSHVRRKQIPSYVFPEGYKRRRHTRSLNQQQVDKNSSEGSEGCRPDTAERIPKRKKGCDGSELEGSPEKRPSISPQRQVSVSPEFICSRDSLRGSCSPVFITTKEKASVIVESLLINEMAKEAVPVISEDVHTRSNGNDLQVDECDKVINPNPMQMQSNRVMHCTELSDASCISTAGTAQRLSSSNDTEIDNEGSSLDRSSEANAQLLMDNGCENGASVLGDGLREKLEPNGALAMVLKSGEGVGSEAVEKNVMRHVYQNLKTTG
- the LOC130992516 gene encoding nuclear poly(A) polymerase 4-like isoform X1, with product MVGSDSLNSSPSLSPPPAENKQLPKQWGVAKPLSLAGPIDADIQRNRELEKFLVESELYESAEESAKREAVLARLKQIVKDWVKELTRLRGYTDQMVEDANAVIFTFGSYRLGVHGPGADIDTLCIGPSYVNREEDFFFVLHNILAEMEEVSELHPVPDAHVPVMKFKLDGISIDLLYASISLLVVPDDLDISNISVLYDIDEPTVRSLNGCRVADQILKLVPNVENFRITLQCLKFWAKRRGVYSNVMGFLGGVNWAILVARLCQFYPEANPSMLVSRFFRVYTLWRWPNPVMLCEIEDNELGFSVWDPRKNPWDRNHLMPIITPAYPCMNSSYNVSSSTLRVMAEQFQFAKKICEDIELNKMQWNALFEPYLFFESYKNYLQVDIIASDLDDLRSWRGWVESRLRQLTLMIERDTTGKLQCHPYPHDYVDSSKQCAHCAFFMGLQRKQGEVIQEGQQFDIRQTVDEFRHQINSYLYWKPGMDIYVSHVRRKQIPSYVFPEGYKRRRHTRSLNQQQVDKNSSEGSEGCRPDTAERIPKRKKGCDGSELEGSPEKRPSISPQRQVSVSPEFICSRDSLRGSCSPVFITTKEKASVIVESLLINEMAKEAVPVISEDVHTRSNGNDLQVDECDKVINPNPMQMQSNRVMHCTELSDASCISTAGTAQRLSSSNDTEIDNEGSSLDRSSEANAQLLMDNGCENGASVLGDGLREKLEPNGALAMVLKSGEGVGSEAVEKNVMRHVYQNLKSTPTF
- the LOC130992516 gene encoding nuclear poly(A) polymerase 2-like isoform X5, which codes for MLCSAAAGCLLLNGDGEGRGQEMERRGQERRRCRAWDLDISNISVLYDIDEPTVRSLNGCRVADQILKLVPNVENFRITLQCLKFWAKRRGVYSNVMGFLGGVNWAILVARLCQFYPEANPSMLVSRFFRVYTLWRWPNPVMLCEIEDNELGFSVWDPRKNPWDRNHLMPIITPAYPCMNSSYNVSSSTLRVMAEQFQFAKKICEDIELNKMQWNALFEPYLFFESYKNYLQVDIIASDLDDLRSWRGWVESRLRQLTLMIERDTTGKLQCHPYPHDYVDSSKQCAHCAFFMGLQRKQGEVIQEGQQFDIRQTVDEFRHQINSYLYWKPGMDIYVSHVRRKQIPSYVFPEGYKRRRHTRSLNQQQVDKNSSEGSEGCRPDTAERIPKRKKGCDGSELEGSPEKRPSISPQRQVSVSPEFICSRDSLRGSCSPVFITTKEKASVIVESLLINEMAKEAVPVISEDVHTRSNGNDLQVDECDKVINPNPMQMQSNRVMHCTELSDASCISTAGTAQRLSSSNDTEIDNEGSSLDRSSEANAQLLMDNGCENGASVLGDGLREKLEPNGALAMVLKSGEGVGSEAVEKNVMRHVYQNLKSTPTF